The following is a genomic window from Paenibacillus thiaminolyticus.
CACCGTCATGCCATCATTAGCGGAATTCCTTGTCTGAACAGGCTTGGCAATCCGCCAATGCATCCGCTACACTGGACTGATAAGGGGGATGAGCATGAGACGCAGCAGGCTATGGACGATAGGAGTCACCATTTTGCTGAGCCTTGGGTTGACCGCATGCGGTGGATCGCGAACGGATACACCAGCGGCCGCAACCGAAGCCGCGGATGCCGAATTGGTCATCACCGCGACCAACTACCAGTTCGATCAGCCGGAATACCATATCAAGGCGGGCGAGTCCGTTCGCATCATATTGGAATCTAAAGGCAATCACGGCCTTCAGGTGAAGGAACTGGGCCTGAAGCTGGACCCGAACCAGACCGAGCAAGTCATCACTCCCGACAAGCCGGG
Proteins encoded in this region:
- a CDS encoding cupredoxin domain-containing protein, giving the protein MRRSRLWTIGVTILLSLGLTACGGSRTDTPAAATEAADAELVITATNYQFDQPEYHIKAGESVRIILESKGNHGLQVKELGLKLDPNQTEQVITPDKPGTYEFFCTIMCGPGHKDMHAKLIVD